A genome region from Micromonospora peucetia includes the following:
- a CDS encoding WhiB family transcriptional regulator, translating into MSLALAPLDVSVDVEANLSCRKFDPDLWFSDSPAELELAKSLCGDCPLRVECLAGAVERAEPWGVWGGEIFERGAVVPRKRPRGRPRKEDLARDAALRVEAEARLAASGLSESRPTVRLAA; encoded by the coding sequence ATGAGTCTGGCGTTGGCACCGCTCGACGTGAGCGTCGACGTGGAGGCGAACCTGTCCTGCCGGAAGTTCGACCCCGACCTGTGGTTCTCCGACTCGCCCGCCGAGCTCGAGCTGGCCAAGTCGCTCTGCGGGGACTGCCCGCTGCGCGTCGAGTGCCTGGCCGGGGCGGTGGAGCGGGCCGAGCCCTGGGGCGTCTGGGGCGGCGAGATCTTCGAGCGTGGCGCGGTCGTCCCGCGCAAGCGGCCCCGTGGCCGCCCGCGCAAGGAGGACCTCGCCCGTGACGCGGCGCTCCGGGTCGAGGCCGAGGCACGACTGGCGGCCAGTGGGCTGTCCGAGTCGCGTCCCACGGTCCGGCTGGCGGCCTGA
- a CDS encoding ABC1 kinase family protein, whose amino-acid sequence MTDIPRRAVSRTAKLAALPLGFAGRTVLGMGKRVTGLASDVISAEIQQRTAEQLFSVLGQLKGGAMKFGQALSVFEAALPEEIAAPYRQALTKLQEAAPPLPVASVHKVLAEQLGPDWRDRFVEFDDTPAAAASIGQVHRAVWREPGYGPSGAPHTRDVAVKIQYPGAGDALLTDLKQLSRLGGMFRAIQPGLDVKPLLVELRERITEELDYELEAESQRAFAAAYADDPEIHIPAVVSASPRVLVTEWIEGTPLADIIREGTEEQRDEAGRLMAILHLSAPQRAGLLHADPHPGNFRLLADGRLGVIDFGAVARMPEGTPEPIGRIAALALRGDGDEVVAGLRAEGFIGSTEQLDAQAVLDFLRPMLEPIAAEEFRFTRAWLRAEATRLASPRSPAYQLSRQLNLPPSYLLIHRVTLGSIGVLCQLEAKAPYRGILERWLPGFAPSAEQPSGEATG is encoded by the coding sequence GTGACCGACATCCCGCGCCGGGCCGTGTCCCGGACCGCCAAGCTCGCCGCTCTGCCGCTCGGCTTCGCCGGTCGGACCGTCCTCGGCATGGGTAAGCGCGTCACCGGGCTCGCCTCCGACGTGATCTCCGCAGAGATCCAGCAACGCACCGCCGAGCAGCTCTTCAGCGTGTTGGGGCAGCTCAAGGGCGGTGCGATGAAGTTCGGTCAGGCGCTGTCGGTCTTCGAGGCCGCCCTGCCCGAGGAGATCGCCGCCCCCTACCGGCAGGCGCTCACCAAGCTCCAGGAGGCCGCGCCGCCGCTGCCGGTGGCCAGCGTGCACAAGGTGCTCGCCGAGCAGCTCGGCCCGGACTGGCGGGACCGGTTCGTCGAGTTCGACGACACCCCCGCCGCCGCGGCCAGCATCGGCCAGGTGCACCGCGCGGTCTGGCGGGAGCCGGGCTACGGCCCCTCCGGCGCGCCGCACACCCGCGACGTGGCTGTCAAGATCCAGTATCCGGGTGCCGGCGACGCCCTGCTGACCGATCTCAAGCAGCTCTCCCGGCTCGGCGGGATGTTCCGGGCGATCCAGCCCGGGCTGGACGTCAAGCCGCTCCTGGTGGAGCTGCGGGAACGGATCACGGAGGAGCTCGACTACGAGCTGGAGGCCGAGTCGCAGCGCGCCTTCGCCGCCGCGTACGCCGACGATCCGGAGATCCACATCCCGGCGGTGGTCTCCGCGTCGCCCCGGGTGCTGGTCACCGAGTGGATCGAGGGCACCCCGCTGGCGGACATCATCCGCGAGGGCACGGAGGAACAGCGCGACGAGGCCGGCCGGCTGATGGCGATCCTGCACCTGTCCGCGCCGCAGCGGGCCGGGCTGCTGCACGCCGACCCGCACCCGGGCAACTTCCGGCTGTTGGCGGACGGCCGACTCGGCGTGATCGACTTCGGTGCGGTGGCCCGAATGCCGGAGGGCACGCCCGAGCCGATCGGCCGGATCGCCGCGCTGGCGCTGCGGGGCGACGGCGACGAGGTGGTGGCGGGCCTGCGGGCGGAGGGCTTCATCGGTTCCACCGAGCAGCTCGACGCCCAGGCGGTGCTCGACTTCCTCCGTCCGATGCTGGAGCCCATCGCCGCCGAGGAGTTCCGCTTCACTCGGGCCTGGCTGCGCGCGGAGGCGACCCGGTTGGCCAGCCCCCGCTCCCCCGCGTACCAGTTGAGCCGCCAGCTCAACCTGCCGCCGTCGTACCTGCTCATCCACCGGGTGACGCTCGGGTCGATCGGCGTGTTGTGCCAACTGGAGGCGAAGGCGCCCTACCGGGGCATCCTGGAGCGCTGGCTGCCCGGCTTCGCCCCATCGGCTGAGCAGCCGTCCGGCGAGGCGACGGGCTGA
- a CDS encoding DUF5679 domain-containing protein, whose amino-acid sequence MADQAQTYNGYCVKCKEKRDFEGRVEVSKTGMNMAKGKCPVCGTTVNRILGKAKV is encoded by the coding sequence GTGGCCGACCAGGCCCAGACCTACAACGGTTACTGCGTCAAGTGCAAGGAGAAGCGGGACTTCGAGGGCCGCGTCGAGGTCTCGAAGACCGGGATGAACATGGCCAAGGGCAAGTGTCCGGTCTGCGGCACAACAGTGAACCGCATCCTGGGTAAGGCGAAGGTCTGA
- a CDS encoding M48 family metallopeptidase: MAGVRKPVVEVRRSQRRRRTVSAYRDGERVVVLIPAQFSRAEESEWVDRMLARLAAREGRLARSDAELLARATRLIKLYLAEHGTQAVPASVRWVTNQNGRWGSCTPADGTIRISHRIQDMPDWVIDYVLLHELVHLIVPSHNARFWALVARYPKSERARGYLEGVAAASGTPLTD; this comes from the coding sequence ATGGCAGGGGTGCGGAAGCCGGTCGTCGAAGTGCGGCGCAGCCAGCGTCGGCGACGCACGGTGTCCGCGTACCGCGATGGCGAGCGGGTCGTCGTCCTCATCCCGGCCCAGTTCTCCCGAGCCGAGGAGAGCGAGTGGGTCGACCGGATGCTCGCCCGCCTCGCCGCCCGGGAGGGGCGCCTCGCCCGGTCCGACGCCGAGCTGCTCGCCCGGGCCACCCGTCTGATCAAGCTCTACCTCGCCGAGCACGGCACGCAGGCGGTACCGGCGAGCGTCCGCTGGGTCACCAACCAGAACGGCCGGTGGGGGTCCTGCACCCCGGCCGACGGCACGATCCGCATCTCGCACCGGATCCAGGACATGCCCGACTGGGTGATCGACTACGTGCTCCTGCACGAGCTGGTACACCTCATCGTGCCCAGCCACAACGCCCGGTTCTGGGCGCTCGTCGCGCGCTACCCGAAGTCCGAGCGGGCGCGCGGCTACCTGGAGGGGGTCGCGGCGGCCTCCGGTACCCCGTTGACGGACTGA
- a CDS encoding zinc-dependent metalloprotease, which produces MPDIPFGFALPGGQPPDPNDPAQMQQFMSQLQHLLSASGSGPVNWDLARQVAASQLAASGDPAVSPFERNAVEEALRLADLWLEPASALPSGIQTSVAWNRNEWIYKTLDVWRKLCDPVASRMVGAMGDLVPPEARAQLGPMQSMVATLGGALFGGQLGQALGSLAAEVLSAGDIGLPLGPAGTAALVPANIRAYGEGLELPEDEVRLYVALREAAHQRLFQHVPWLRGHVLNAVEMYAAGIKVNREAIEEAMGRVDPTDPESMQAIALEGIFTPEDSPAQKASLARLETALALVEGWVCHVVDSAANGRLPNVVSLGEAFRRRRAAGGPAEQTFAALVGLELRPRRLREAAALWAALTEHRGIAGRDALWGHPDLLPSDDDFADPVAFAMSEWDLGELESFDFSAPGGPEEKAPGEPERRPDDTEDGDSRP; this is translated from the coding sequence GTGCCTGATATTCCGTTCGGTTTCGCGCTCCCCGGTGGGCAACCACCAGACCCCAACGATCCCGCGCAGATGCAGCAGTTCATGTCGCAGTTGCAGCACCTGCTCTCCGCGTCGGGCAGCGGGCCGGTCAACTGGGACCTGGCCCGGCAGGTGGCCGCCAGCCAGCTCGCCGCCTCGGGCGACCCGGCGGTGTCGCCTTTCGAGCGCAACGCGGTGGAGGAGGCGTTGCGGCTCGCCGACCTGTGGCTGGAGCCGGCCTCCGCCCTGCCCTCCGGCATCCAGACCTCGGTGGCCTGGAACCGCAACGAGTGGATCTACAAGACGCTCGACGTCTGGCGCAAGCTCTGCGACCCGGTCGCCAGCCGGATGGTCGGCGCGATGGGCGACCTGGTGCCGCCGGAGGCGCGCGCCCAGCTCGGCCCGATGCAGTCGATGGTCGCCACCCTCGGTGGCGCGCTCTTCGGCGGCCAACTCGGCCAGGCGCTCGGCTCGCTCGCCGCGGAGGTGCTCTCCGCCGGCGACATCGGGCTGCCGCTCGGCCCGGCCGGCACGGCCGCACTGGTCCCGGCCAACATCCGGGCGTACGGCGAGGGCCTGGAGCTGCCCGAGGACGAGGTCCGCCTCTACGTGGCCCTACGCGAGGCCGCCCACCAGCGGCTCTTCCAGCACGTGCCGTGGCTGCGCGGGCACGTGCTCAACGCCGTGGAGATGTACGCCGCCGGCATCAAGGTCAACCGGGAGGCGATCGAGGAGGCGATGGGCCGGGTCGACCCGACCGACCCGGAGTCGATGCAGGCGATCGCGTTGGAGGGCATCTTCACCCCGGAGGACAGCCCGGCGCAGAAGGCGTCGCTGGCCCGGTTGGAGACCGCCCTGGCCCTGGTCGAGGGCTGGGTGTGCCACGTGGTGGACAGCGCGGCGAACGGCCGGCTGCCCAACGTCGTGAGCCTCGGCGAGGCGTTCCGCCGCCGCCGGGCCGCCGGTGGCCCGGCTGAGCAGACCTTCGCGGCGCTGGTCGGCCTGGAGTTGCGTCCGCGCCGGCTGCGCGAGGCGGCGGCGCTCTGGGCGGCGCTGACCGAGCACCGGGGCATCGCCGGCCGGGACGCCCTGTGGGGCCACCCCGACCTGCTCCCCTCCGACGACGACTTCGCCGACCCGGTGGCGTTCGCGATGTCCGAGTGGGATCTCGGTGAGTTGGAGAGCTTCGACTTCAGCGCGCCGGGCGGGCCGGAGGAGAAGGCCCCGGGCGAGCCGGAGCGGCGCCCGGACGACACCGAGGACGGCGACTCCCGCCCCTGA
- a CDS encoding YlbL family protein, whose amino-acid sequence MRRRGVTVLVGALLTALLSIGVLGAPIPYVVLGPGPTVNTLGKENGKEVIQVTGRETSTSAGQLRLTTVGVQPTVKLRSAIQGWFSGDEAVVPRELVYPPGESREEVEERNAEDFKVSQTSAETAALLELGYPVQVVVKTVAADGPAAGALKPGDVLTSVDGQPVPLAARLTELIRAKPAGTALEIGYTRGGTAATATVTSREQDGRPRIGVEIEQQQPHPFTLSIDLADIGGPSAGLMFALGIVDKLTTEDLTGGKVIAGTGTIDDSGRVGPIGGIAQKLVGAKKAGAAVFLVPADNCAEAVRNPQPGLPLLKVGSLDEALTALETLRAGGQPTRC is encoded by the coding sequence ATGAGACGTCGCGGCGTGACCGTCCTGGTCGGTGCTCTGCTCACCGCTCTGCTCAGCATCGGCGTGCTCGGCGCGCCCATCCCGTACGTGGTGCTCGGCCCGGGGCCGACCGTCAACACGCTGGGCAAGGAGAACGGCAAGGAGGTCATCCAGGTCACCGGCCGGGAGACATCCACCTCCGCCGGTCAGCTCCGGCTGACCACGGTCGGGGTGCAGCCCACGGTCAAGCTGCGCTCGGCGATCCAGGGCTGGTTCTCCGGCGACGAGGCGGTGGTGCCCCGCGAGCTGGTGTACCCGCCCGGGGAGAGCCGTGAGGAGGTCGAGGAACGCAACGCGGAGGACTTCAAGGTCTCGCAGACCAGCGCGGAGACCGCGGCGCTGCTCGAGCTGGGGTACCCGGTGCAGGTGGTGGTCAAGACCGTCGCCGCCGACGGCCCGGCTGCCGGCGCGCTCAAGCCCGGTGACGTGCTGACCTCGGTCGACGGGCAGCCGGTGCCGCTGGCGGCCCGGCTCACCGAGCTGATCCGGGCGAAGCCGGCCGGGACCGCGCTGGAGATCGGCTACACCCGGGGCGGCACCGCCGCGACGGCGACGGTCACCAGTCGGGAGCAGGACGGCCGCCCTCGCATCGGCGTCGAGATCGAGCAGCAGCAGCCGCACCCGTTCACCCTCAGCATCGACCTGGCGGACATCGGCGGACCGAGCGCCGGCCTGATGTTCGCCCTCGGCATCGTGGACAAGCTGACCACGGAGGACCTCACCGGCGGGAAGGTCATCGCCGGCACCGGCACGATCGACGACTCCGGTCGGGTCGGCCCGATCGGCGGCATCGCCCAGAAGCTGGTGGGCGCGAAGAAAGCCGGCGCGGCGGTCTTCCTGGTGCCGGCGGACAACTGCGCAGAGGCCGTCCGCAACCCGCAGCCCGGGCTGCCGCTGCTGAAGGTCGGCTCGCTGGACGAGGCACTGACCGCGCTGGAGACGCTGCGCGCCGGGGGCCAGCCGACCCGCTGCTGA
- a CDS encoding UPF0182 family protein, translating to MRSSSPLPRMSRRGRVTIGVLVGVFVLFTLLGWGVQAWTDWLWFDEVRYTGVFTGVLTTRLVLFLAVGLGMAAMVGGNLWLAQRLRPRLRPHSPEQVTLERYRMLLSPRLGLWISLLAVVVGLFAGLSAQSRWNQWLLFRNGGDFGVKDPEFGIDVGFYVFQLPFLRYLLGVGFTAVVLSVIGALAVHYIFGGVRLQGVGDRMTNAARAHLSTLVAVFVLLKALAYVLDRRAMLLEYGDGPVYGAGYADVNALLPAKEILAYISIVVAIAIIVFSNAWMRNLVWPGISLALLGVSAVAIGGIYPWAVQTFEVKPSAKEKEAPFIERSITATRAAFGLTAATTTPYAASNLTPPASLATDTSVVPNIRLLDPQLVSETYTQRQQVRQFYDFGEKLDVDRYGVNGKVQDYVVGLREVNYRQLTPQQNTWINRHTVYTHGYGLVAAPGNRVVCGGQPFFVSGFLGDPQEQQKEQGQQQTSEQCAAQTEQIAAKQPRVYYGERMDSSDYAIVGQSDPERKAEFDRPVGEGGESYTYTGEGGVEIGSFPRRLLYAIKEQESNFLLSDAVNDDSKLLYVRNPRDRVEKVAPFLTLDGDPYPAVVDGRIQWIIDGYTTAATYPYAERVNLQEQTADELTGRGTFQLARENVNYIRNSVKATVDAYDGTVRLYEFDETDPVLKAWNKAFGGDLVVPKSEIPAELAEHFRYPSDLFKVQRNLMTRFHVTDPGAFYSETDFWQVPNVPDAPDTGQKQPPYYLYTQFPGQDSARFQLTSAVTPNGRENLAALISGSYVDGQPRLEVLDLPDQTRVSGPVQVHQSMTNNANIRQQLNLLQSQQAQVQYGNLLSLPFGDGMLYIEPVYVKTAAQNAPPLLQRVLMSYGDGGSYVVLANNVADGIKQLVEQGKQAAAPGTPPPAGGTPPPAGGTPPGGTAPPMTGELAEAATRVQTAITEVRAAQTSGDFERYGRALKALDEALTAFQQAQRAASTPAPGASAPAASPSPGGSAPASPAPGGSATPTPGG from the coding sequence ATGCGTAGCAGCAGCCCCCTGCCGAGGATGAGCCGACGCGGACGCGTCACGATCGGTGTCCTGGTCGGGGTGTTCGTGCTCTTCACCCTGCTCGGCTGGGGTGTCCAGGCGTGGACGGACTGGCTGTGGTTCGACGAGGTTCGTTACACCGGGGTCTTCACGGGGGTGCTGACGACCCGGCTGGTGCTCTTCCTCGCCGTCGGTCTGGGCATGGCGGCGATGGTCGGCGGGAACCTCTGGCTGGCCCAGCGGCTGCGCCCCCGACTGCGCCCGCACTCGCCGGAGCAGGTCACCCTGGAGCGTTACCGGATGCTGCTGAGCCCCCGGCTCGGCCTGTGGATCTCGCTGCTCGCCGTCGTGGTCGGCCTCTTCGCCGGGCTGTCGGCGCAGAGCCGGTGGAACCAGTGGCTGCTCTTCCGTAACGGCGGGGACTTCGGCGTGAAGGACCCCGAGTTCGGCATCGACGTCGGCTTCTACGTCTTCCAGTTGCCGTTCCTGCGCTACCTGCTCGGGGTGGGTTTCACCGCGGTGGTGCTCTCCGTGATCGGCGCGCTCGCCGTGCACTACATCTTCGGCGGCGTCCGGCTGCAGGGTGTCGGCGACCGGATGACCAACGCCGCCCGCGCCCACCTGAGCACGCTCGTCGCGGTCTTCGTCCTGCTCAAGGCGCTCGCGTACGTGCTGGACCGGCGGGCGATGCTGCTGGAGTACGGCGACGGACCCGTCTACGGCGCCGGCTACGCCGACGTCAACGCGCTGCTGCCGGCCAAGGAGATCCTCGCCTACATCTCCATCGTGGTGGCCATCGCGATCATCGTCTTCTCCAACGCCTGGATGCGGAACCTGGTCTGGCCGGGCATCTCGCTCGCCCTGCTGGGCGTCTCCGCGGTCGCCATCGGCGGCATCTACCCCTGGGCGGTGCAGACCTTCGAGGTCAAGCCCAGCGCGAAGGAGAAGGAGGCGCCGTTCATCGAGCGCAGCATCACGGCCACCCGTGCCGCGTTCGGTCTGACGGCGGCCACCACCACGCCGTACGCGGCGAGCAACCTGACCCCACCGGCGAGCCTGGCCACGGACACCTCCGTGGTGCCGAACATCCGGCTGCTCGACCCGCAACTGGTCTCCGAGACGTACACCCAGCGCCAGCAGGTCCGGCAGTTCTACGACTTCGGCGAGAAGCTGGACGTCGACCGGTACGGGGTCAACGGCAAGGTGCAGGACTACGTGGTCGGCCTCCGCGAGGTCAACTACCGGCAGCTGACCCCCCAGCAGAACACCTGGATCAACCGGCACACCGTCTACACCCACGGCTACGGGCTCGTGGCGGCGCCCGGCAACCGGGTGGTCTGCGGCGGCCAGCCCTTCTTCGTCTCCGGCTTCCTGGGCGACCCGCAGGAGCAGCAGAAGGAGCAGGGCCAGCAGCAGACGAGCGAGCAGTGCGCCGCGCAGACCGAGCAGATCGCGGCGAAGCAGCCCCGTGTCTACTACGGCGAGCGGATGGACTCCAGCGACTACGCGATCGTCGGCCAGAGCGACCCGGAACGGAAGGCGGAGTTCGACCGCCCGGTCGGCGAGGGCGGCGAGTCCTACACGTACACCGGCGAGGGTGGCGTCGAGATCGGCTCGTTCCCGCGCCGGCTGCTCTACGCGATCAAGGAGCAGGAGTCGAACTTCCTGCTCTCCGACGCGGTCAACGACGACTCCAAGCTGCTCTACGTGCGCAACCCCCGGGACCGGGTGGAGAAGGTCGCCCCGTTCCTCACCCTCGACGGCGACCCGTACCCGGCGGTGGTGGACGGCCGGATCCAGTGGATCATCGACGGCTACACGACGGCGGCGACCTACCCGTACGCCGAGCGGGTCAACCTCCAGGAGCAGACGGCCGACGAGTTGACCGGTCGGGGCACCTTCCAGCTCGCCCGGGAGAACGTCAACTACATCCGCAACTCCGTGAAGGCCACCGTCGACGCGTACGACGGCACGGTCCGGCTCTACGAGTTCGACGAGACCGACCCGGTGCTCAAGGCCTGGAACAAGGCGTTCGGCGGTGACCTGGTGGTGCCGAAGTCGGAGATCCCGGCGGAGCTGGCCGAGCACTTCCGCTACCCGAGCGACCTGTTCAAGGTGCAGCGCAACCTGATGACCCGGTTCCACGTGACGGATCCCGGTGCCTTCTACTCGGAGACGGACTTCTGGCAGGTGCCGAACGTGCCGGACGCCCCCGACACCGGCCAGAAGCAGCCGCCCTACTACCTCTACACGCAGTTCCCCGGCCAGGACTCGGCCCGCTTCCAGCTCACCTCGGCGGTCACTCCGAACGGCCGGGAGAACCTCGCCGCGCTGATCTCCGGGTCGTACGTTGACGGGCAGCCGAGGCTGGAGGTGCTCGACCTGCCCGACCAGACCCGGGTATCCGGCCCGGTGCAGGTGCACCAGTCGATGACCAACAACGCCAACATCCGGCAGCAGCTCAACCTGTTGCAGTCCCAGCAGGCCCAGGTGCAGTACGGCAACCTCCTCTCCCTGCCGTTCGGCGACGGCATGCTCTACATCGAGCCGGTCTACGTGAAGACCGCCGCGCAGAACGCGCCGCCGCTGTTGCAGCGGGTGCTGATGTCCTACGGCGACGGCGGCTCCTACGTGGTGCTGGCCAACAACGTGGCCGACGGCATCAAGCAGCTCGTCGAGCAGGGCAAGCAGGCCGCGGCCCCGGGCACGCCGCCGCCGGCCGGTGGCACCCCGCCGCCGGCCGGTGGCACCCCGCCCGGCGGAACCGCGCCCCCGATGACCGGTGAGCTGGCCGAGGCGGCGACCCGCGTCCAGACCGCCATCACGGAGGTCCGGGCCGCGCAGACCTCGGGTGACTTCGAGCGGTACGGGCGCGCGTTGAAGGCGCTGGACGAGGCGCTCACCGCCTTCCAGCAGGCCCAGCGGGCCGCCAGCACCCCGGCCCCCGGGGCCAGCGCTCCGGCGGCCTCCCCGTCGCCCGGCGGCAGCGCGCCGGCATCCCCGGCACCGGGCGGCAGCGCCACACCCACCCCGGGCGGCTGA
- a CDS encoding SigE family RNA polymerase sigma factor codes for MRDATSFDEFYRSTSRRMLRYGHAVAGDHTEAQDLVQEAYARAWRQWGALAAHPAPEAWLRLVVARLATDRWRRLQGWRAALSRTGPPEPVLPPNEDAVLLAGALRRLPAAQRQALALHYLFDMSVRDIARETQVPAGTVKSWLSRGRARLATLLPGLPAEELEANDVA; via the coding sequence ATGAGAGACGCGACGAGCTTCGACGAGTTCTACCGGAGCACCTCCCGGCGGATGCTCCGCTACGGCCACGCCGTGGCCGGTGACCACACCGAGGCGCAGGACCTGGTGCAGGAGGCGTACGCCCGGGCCTGGCGGCAGTGGGGGGCGCTGGCCGCCCACCCGGCGCCGGAGGCCTGGCTGCGGCTGGTGGTCGCCCGGCTGGCCACCGACCGGTGGCGCCGGTTGCAGGGCTGGCGCGCGGCGCTGAGCCGCACCGGCCCGCCCGAGCCGGTGCTGCCGCCGAACGAGGATGCCGTGCTGCTGGCGGGCGCGCTGCGCCGGCTGCCGGCCGCCCAGCGGCAGGCGCTCGCCCTGCACTACCTCTTCGACATGTCGGTGCGGGACATCGCCCGGGAGACGCAGGTGCCCGCCGGCACCGTGAAGTCCTGGTTGTCGCGGGGGCGGGCGCGGCTGGCCACGCTGCTGCCCGGCCTGCCCGCCGAGGAGTTGGAGGCGAACGATGTCGCGTGA